A region from the Serinibacter arcticus genome encodes:
- a CDS encoding glycoside hydrolase family 3 N-terminal domain-containing protein — translation MALPHPRPWTDPTLAVEDRVSALLAEMTLAELVGQLHQPANVDHDRDAELLAAGGIGSTLHASGATAGNVRDDGVSRDRVDDLQRAAIGASRLGIPLLIARDVIHGHRTVFPIPLGLAASFDEELAFAVAERAALEAAADGITWTFAPMVDLVEDARWGRVAESIGEAPLLTSRLGAAMVRGFQASRRLTACAKHYVGYGLSRGGRDYATADVGETTLRNQHLRPFRAAVEAGVGTVMAAFCDVDGIPMHSHRHLLRAVLKDEWGFDGVVVADWNGIGELVEHGVAADLRDAARQAIEAGVDVDMVSGAYSAHLAELVEEGVVERALVEDAARRVLRLKIRLGLLDPGCAALPGGGDLAGSRGLGLDRELARRAATGAIVVLKDDGVLPVRPSADDLPVLLTGAFATERAALMGTWVLDGHADDVVAVAPAVRTALAATVGSAVADRLVVDPGGFPDRSLRRAREAGTTIALVGEHSWRSGEDSAVSDIGLPPGQLEQLRALAGVAERLVVVVLAGRPLALGEVLALADAVVLAWHPGTEAGTAIADVLVGGVAAGGRLPMSLPRSSGHLPLSHAERPSGRPLPDGPRGGRYIDSPAAPVLPFGAGTSRLTYGPLRTTTAGVPVDGGTVEVSLTVTNDGADDVREPVLLMMRDEVAEVTRPLRELVDVAIVEVAAGASAEVRFALPTTAFGYHGRDHTFRVDPGRVVLTAGWGRPEASSVPITLT, via the coding sequence GTGGCCCTGCCCCACCCCCGCCCCTGGACCGACCCGACCCTCGCCGTCGAGGACCGCGTGAGCGCGCTCCTCGCCGAGATGACGCTCGCGGAGCTCGTCGGACAGCTGCACCAGCCCGCGAACGTGGACCACGACCGCGACGCCGAGCTGCTCGCCGCCGGCGGGATCGGCTCGACGCTGCACGCCTCCGGTGCGACCGCGGGCAACGTGCGCGACGACGGCGTCAGCCGCGACCGGGTCGACGACCTCCAGCGCGCGGCGATCGGTGCCTCACGGCTGGGGATCCCCCTCCTGATCGCGCGCGACGTCATCCACGGGCACCGCACGGTGTTCCCGATCCCGCTCGGGCTGGCCGCCTCCTTCGACGAGGAGCTGGCGTTCGCCGTCGCCGAGCGCGCGGCGCTCGAGGCGGCGGCCGACGGCATCACCTGGACGTTCGCCCCGATGGTCGACCTGGTCGAGGACGCCCGCTGGGGCCGGGTCGCCGAGTCCATCGGCGAGGCCCCGCTGCTGACGTCGCGACTCGGGGCCGCGATGGTGCGCGGCTTCCAGGCCTCCAGACGGCTCACGGCGTGCGCCAAGCACTACGTCGGCTACGGGCTCTCGCGTGGTGGGCGCGACTACGCCACCGCCGACGTCGGCGAGACCACCCTGCGCAACCAGCACCTGCGGCCGTTCCGGGCGGCGGTCGAGGCCGGTGTGGGCACCGTGATGGCGGCGTTCTGCGACGTCGACGGCATCCCGATGCACAGCCACCGCCACCTGCTGCGCGCCGTCCTCAAGGACGAGTGGGGCTTCGACGGCGTCGTGGTGGCCGACTGGAACGGCATCGGCGAGCTGGTCGAGCACGGCGTGGCCGCCGACCTGCGCGACGCGGCGCGGCAGGCGATCGAGGCCGGCGTCGACGTCGACATGGTCTCGGGCGCGTACAGCGCCCACCTGGCGGAGCTGGTCGAGGAGGGGGTCGTCGAGCGCGCGCTGGTCGAGGACGCGGCCCGTCGCGTTCTCCGTCTCAAGATCCGCCTGGGGCTGCTCGATCCCGGTTGCGCCGCGCTGCCCGGTGGCGGCGACCTCGCCGGCAGCCGCGGGCTCGGTCTGGACCGGGAGCTCGCCCGACGCGCCGCGACCGGCGCAATCGTCGTGCTGAAGGACGACGGCGTGCTGCCCGTCCGGCCCTCGGCCGACGACCTGCCCGTGCTCCTCACCGGCGCGTTCGCCACCGAGCGGGCGGCCCTGATGGGCACCTGGGTGCTCGACGGCCATGCGGACGACGTCGTCGCCGTCGCCCCCGCGGTGCGCACCGCGCTGGCCGCGACGGTGGGCTCCGCCGTCGCGGACCGCCTCGTCGTCGACCCGGGCGGCTTCCCCGACCGCAGCCTCCGGCGCGCCCGCGAGGCCGGCACGACGATCGCGCTGGTCGGCGAGCACTCCTGGCGCTCGGGCGAGGACAGCGCGGTGAGCGACATCGGTCTGCCGCCGGGCCAGCTCGAGCAGCTGCGGGCGCTGGCGGGGGTCGCGGAGCGGCTGGTCGTCGTCGTGCTCGCCGGTCGCCCGCTGGCGCTGGGCGAGGTGCTGGCGCTGGCCGACGCCGTCGTGCTGGCCTGGCACCCCGGGACCGAGGCCGGGACCGCGATCGCCGACGTGCTCGTGGGCGGCGTGGCCGCCGGCGGGCGGCTGCCGATGTCGCTGCCCCGGTCGAGCGGCCACCTGCCGCTCTCGCACGCCGAGCGTCCGTCGGGTCGACCGCTTCCGGACGGACCGCGCGGTGGCCGCTACATCGACTCCCCCGCCGCGCCCGTGCTGCCGTTCGGTGCCGGGACCTCGAGGCTCACGTACGGACCGCTGCGGACGACGACGGCGGGGGTCCCGGTCGACGGTGGCACCGTCGAGGTGTCGCTGACGGTGACGAACGACGGCGCCGACGACGTCCGTGAGCCGGTGCTGCTGATGATGCGCGACGAGGTGGCCGAGGTGACGCGGCCGCTGCGCGAGCTGGTCGACGTCGCGATCGTCGAGGTCGCTGCGGGGGCGAGTGCCGAGGTGAGGTTCGCGCTGCCGACGACCGCGTTCGGCTACCACGGCCGCGATCACACGTTCCGGGTCGACCCGGGCCGGGTCGTGCTGACGGCGGGCTGGGGCCGCCCCGAGGCCTCCTCGGTGCCGATCACCCTCACCTAG
- a CDS encoding NUDIX domain-containing protein, with product MTGTVGTDASWGDELLARTVVTSERVFDGRIFDVERREVDLGEAGTVVRDLVTHPGAVAVVALDDDGRVALIRQYRVPVGAFLWEVPAGLLDGGPEETLLAAAQRELAEEIDLAARRWDVLVDYATSPGMGDESLRVFLARDLEAAPAGDFVREGEEAEIELVWIPLAEAVEAVLAGRVHNPSAVVGLLAADRAAREDFVGLRAVDAPFLLRPGVRPA from the coding sequence ATGACCGGGACCGTCGGGACGGACGCCTCCTGGGGTGACGAGCTCCTCGCTCGCACCGTGGTGACGTCGGAGCGCGTGTTCGACGGGCGGATCTTCGACGTCGAGCGCCGCGAGGTGGATCTCGGTGAGGCCGGCACCGTGGTGAGGGACCTCGTGACGCATCCGGGCGCCGTCGCCGTCGTGGCGCTCGACGACGACGGCCGCGTCGCGCTGATCCGCCAGTACCGCGTGCCGGTGGGGGCGTTCCTGTGGGAGGTCCCGGCCGGGCTGCTCGACGGCGGCCCGGAGGAGACGCTCCTGGCCGCGGCCCAGCGCGAGCTGGCCGAGGAGATCGACCTGGCCGCGCGACGGTGGGACGTGCTCGTCGACTACGCCACGTCGCCCGGGATGGGCGACGAGTCGCTGCGCGTGTTCCTGGCGCGCGACCTCGAGGCCGCACCGGCGGGCGACTTCGTCCGCGAGGGCGAGGAGGCGGAGATCGAGCTCGTCTGGATCCCGCTCGCGGAGGCGGTCGAGGCCGTGCTGGCCGGCCGCGTGCACAACCCGAGCGCCGTCGTCGGGCTGCTCGCGGCGGACCGCGCCGCGCGGGAGGACTTCGTCGGGCTGCGCGCCGTCGACGCCCCGTTCCTGCTGCGCCCGGGCGTCCGCCCGGCCTGA
- a CDS encoding CTP synthase encodes MVEHSRRNQSSNPSNVTKHVFVTGGVVSSLGKGLTASSLGQLLRARGMRVTMQKLDPYLNVDPGTMNPFQHGEVFVTEDGAETDLDIGHYERFLDVELDQGSNVTTGQVYSTVIAKERRGEYLGDTVQVIPHITDEIKARMRARAHDDDAPDVIITEIGGTVGDIESQPFLEAARQVRQDVGRANVFFLHVSLVPYIGPSKELKTKPTQHSVAALRSIGIQPDAIVCRSDRQLPESIKTKIAAMCDVDDEAVVNCADAPSIYDIPKVIHTEGLDAYVVRRLGLPFRDVDWTTWGTVLDAVHHPKHEVEVALVGKYVGLPDAYLSVTEALRAGGFANDTRVNIRWVESDLCETPEGARKALDGVDAILVPGGFGVRGIEGKLGALTYARRNLVPTLGICLGLQCMVIEYARTELGLSEASSSEFDPSSPDPVVATMAEQLAIVGGEGDLGGTMRLGSYEAVLTHGSVAAATYGSERVTERHRHRYEVNNAYRDRLEEAGLRISGTSPDGSLVEFVELPRETHPYYISTQAHPEFKSRPTRAHALFDGLIDAAVERQRGTRLLEVEPAR; translated from the coding sequence GTGGTGGAACACTCCAGGCGGAACCAGTCCTCGAACCCTTCGAACGTGACGAAGCACGTCTTCGTGACAGGAGGGGTGGTCTCCTCTCTCGGGAAGGGCCTGACGGCGTCGAGCCTCGGCCAGCTCCTCCGGGCGCGCGGCATGCGCGTCACGATGCAGAAGCTCGATCCCTACCTCAACGTCGATCCCGGAACGATGAACCCGTTCCAGCACGGTGAGGTCTTCGTCACCGAGGACGGCGCCGAGACGGACCTCGACATCGGTCACTACGAGCGCTTCCTCGACGTCGAGCTCGACCAGGGCTCCAACGTCACGACCGGCCAGGTCTACTCCACGGTGATCGCCAAGGAGCGGCGCGGCGAGTACCTCGGCGACACGGTCCAGGTCATCCCGCACATCACCGACGAGATCAAGGCGCGCATGCGCGCCCGGGCGCACGACGACGACGCGCCCGACGTCATCATCACGGAGATCGGCGGCACGGTCGGCGACATCGAGAGCCAGCCGTTCCTCGAGGCTGCGCGCCAGGTCCGCCAGGACGTCGGCCGCGCCAACGTGTTTTTCCTCCACGTCTCGCTCGTCCCGTACATCGGTCCGAGCAAGGAGCTCAAGACCAAGCCGACGCAGCACTCCGTGGCCGCGCTGCGCAGCATCGGCATCCAGCCCGACGCGATCGTGTGCCGCTCCGACCGCCAGCTGCCAGAGAGCATCAAGACGAAGATCGCCGCGATGTGCGACGTCGACGACGAGGCCGTCGTCAACTGCGCCGACGCCCCAAGCATCTACGACATCCCCAAGGTCATCCACACCGAGGGCTTGGACGCCTACGTCGTCCGTCGGCTGGGACTGCCGTTCCGGGACGTGGACTGGACCACCTGGGGGACGGTGCTCGACGCCGTCCACCACCCCAAGCACGAGGTCGAGGTCGCGCTCGTCGGCAAGTACGTCGGGCTGCCCGACGCCTACCTGTCGGTCACGGAGGCGCTCCGCGCCGGCGGCTTCGCCAACGACACCCGGGTGAACATCCGCTGGGTGGAGTCCGACCTGTGCGAGACGCCCGAGGGCGCCCGCAAGGCGCTCGACGGCGTCGACGCGATCCTGGTCCCCGGTGGCTTCGGGGTCCGCGGCATCGAGGGCAAGCTCGGCGCCCTCACCTACGCGCGCCGCAACCTGGTGCCGACGCTCGGCATCTGCCTCGGCCTGCAGTGCATGGTGATCGAGTACGCCCGCACGGAGCTGGGCCTGTCCGAGGCCTCGTCCTCGGAGTTCGACCCCTCCTCGCCGGACCCCGTCGTGGCGACGATGGCCGAGCAGCTCGCGATCGTCGGCGGCGAGGGCGACCTCGGCGGGACCATGCGCCTGGGCTCCTACGAGGCCGTCCTGACGCACGGGTCGGTCGCCGCGGCCACCTACGGCAGCGAGCGGGTCACCGAGCGCCACCGTCACCGCTACGAGGTCAACAACGCCTACCGCGACCGTCTGGAGGAGGCGGGGCTGCGGATCAGCGGCACGTCGCCCGACGGTTCGCTGGTGGAGTTCGTGGAGCTGCCGCGAGAGACGCACCCGTACTACATCTCCACCCAGGCCCACCCGGAGTTCAAGTCGCGTCCGACCCGGGCCCACGCCCTGTTCGACGGGCTGATCGACGCCGCGGTCGAGCGCCAGCGCGGCACGCGCCTGCTCGAGGTCGAGCCCGCGCGATGA
- a CDS encoding glycosyltransferase family 4 protein, translating to MTRIVQVVGHAAGGIGVHVADLAAGLRDAGETVRVVAPAATAERFELGDVDTLAWPARTSPSAYLRGLGRLRRLVAGSDVVHAHGHQAGITALLAATGTGVPVVISWHNAVLARRGPGAVAEAWQARRAALVTGASQDLVDRAAHLGAREADLAPVAAPAAGSYAGTRGQARAAVAAAVGIVDDPDEVWALTVSRIAPQKDLGVLVEAARTVAADGGVAVRWFVVGDGEEGLRAELETAAAGLPLHLVGARDDVPFWMAASDLLVVPSRWEARALVVQEALAAGLPVVATDVGGLPELVTGCGSLVPVGDAAAVAAAVTHLAAHPDRRAELGRAARDRFAELPTSADVVTAWRRRYDAVVSARR from the coding sequence GTGACCAGGATCGTGCAGGTCGTCGGCCACGCCGCCGGCGGGATCGGCGTGCACGTCGCCGACCTCGCCGCCGGGTTGCGGGACGCGGGGGAGACGGTGCGCGTCGTCGCCCCCGCCGCCACCGCGGAGCGCTTCGAGCTGGGCGACGTCGACACGCTCGCCTGGCCGGCCCGGACCTCACCGTCGGCCTACCTGCGGGGGCTGGGGCGGCTGCGCCGGCTGGTGGCGGGCAGCGACGTCGTGCACGCGCACGGGCACCAGGCCGGGATCACGGCGCTCCTGGCGGCGACCGGTACGGGGGTGCCCGTGGTGATCTCCTGGCACAACGCGGTCCTCGCGCGACGGGGACCCGGCGCGGTCGCGGAGGCCTGGCAGGCCCGACGCGCGGCCCTGGTCACCGGCGCCTCGCAGGACCTCGTCGACCGGGCCGCCCACCTCGGCGCGCGGGAGGCCGACCTCGCGCCCGTCGCGGCGCCCGCGGCCGGGTCGTACGCGGGGACGCGCGGGCAGGCCCGAGCCGCCGTGGCCGCCGCCGTCGGGATCGTGGACGACCCCGACGAGGTCTGGGCGCTGACCGTCTCGCGGATCGCCCCGCAGAAGGATCTCGGCGTGCTCGTCGAGGCCGCCCGGACCGTGGCGGCCGACGGCGGGGTGGCCGTGCGCTGGTTCGTCGTCGGCGACGGCGAGGAGGGTCTGCGCGCGGAGCTCGAGACCGCCGCGGCTGGGCTCCCGCTGCACCTGGTGGGCGCCAGGGACGACGTCCCGTTCTGGATGGCGGCGAGCGACCTGCTCGTGGTCCCCAGCCGCTGGGAGGCCCGCGCCCTCGTGGTCCAGGAGGCGCTGGCGGCCGGCCTGCCCGTCGTCGCGACCGACGTCGGTGGCCTGCCCGAGCTCGTCACGGGCTGCGGCTCGCTCGTCCCGGTGGGGGACGCGGCCGCCGTCGCCGCCGCCGTCACCCACCTCGCCGCGCACCCCGACCGGCGGGCCGAGCTCGGCCGGGCGGCCCGCGACCGGTTCGCCGAGCTGCCGACGTCGGCCGACGTCGTGACGGCGTGGCGGCGTCGCTATGACGCGGTGGTGTCCGCGCGACGGTAG
- the murJ gene encoding murein biosynthesis integral membrane protein MurJ, with translation MPGAEPPVGHDPVSAAVARRGRLARLTAGVAGAAAVLTVLTLAARLVGFARWFALNAWVGPNEVGTAYSTANTVPNVLFEVAAGGALAGAVVPLLAGPIARHLRHDVDRTASAMLTWATAVLVPVGAVTYLAAPLAVAALGSPDAGADQLALATTLLRIFAVQIPLYGVGVVLSGVLQAHRRFVWPAVAPLLSSLVVMSSYYVVGVLSPDDPSPADLTSTAVAALGWGTTAGVVVLSLPLLVPVARLGIRLRPTFAFPDGVAGRARSLALAGAGGLVAQQLSVVVAVKVANTFGTADGTLNLHQYAQAVILLPYAVLAVPVATAMFPRLADHAAAGRRDALARESALSTRVIVVVAAAGAAALVAAAPRVEQVFAEYARGTAGVAGLGGGVAWGAASVVGLALVFHLSRVLYAMENNRTAVAAISLGWFAVAVSAVVGAVVLVGGTSDSTRTLAVLGGASSLGTLVGGLALLLGVRRALGGAGIAGVARTAAVAVVGAGLGAAAGRWVVGLGPDDAVATALLLGAAGGLLAVVLTLAVIAVGDREALVRLRHARRPAAGAAGDDEDVTPDQPVQTDQTDQPHRAEEQM, from the coding sequence ATGCCCGGAGCTGAGCCGCCCGTCGGCCACGACCCGGTCTCGGCCGCGGTCGCCCGTCGCGGCCGGCTGGCGCGGCTGACCGCCGGTGTCGCCGGCGCCGCGGCCGTGCTCACCGTCCTCACGCTGGCGGCGCGGCTCGTCGGCTTCGCGCGCTGGTTCGCGCTGAACGCCTGGGTCGGACCCAACGAGGTCGGGACCGCCTACTCCACCGCGAACACGGTGCCGAACGTGCTGTTCGAGGTCGCCGCCGGGGGAGCGCTGGCCGGAGCCGTCGTCCCGCTGCTCGCCGGTCCGATCGCGCGGCACCTGCGCCACGACGTCGATCGCACCGCGTCCGCGATGCTCACCTGGGCGACGGCGGTGCTCGTCCCCGTCGGCGCCGTCACCTACCTCGCGGCCCCGCTCGCCGTCGCCGCGCTCGGCTCGCCCGACGCCGGCGCCGACCAGCTCGCGCTCGCCACCACGCTGCTACGGATCTTCGCCGTCCAGATCCCGCTGTACGGCGTCGGCGTCGTGCTGTCCGGCGTGCTGCAGGCGCACCGCCGGTTCGTCTGGCCGGCCGTTGCCCCGCTCCTGTCGAGTCTCGTGGTGATGAGTTCGTACTACGTCGTCGGCGTCCTCAGCCCGGACGACCCGAGCCCGGCCGACCTCACCTCGACCGCGGTCGCCGCGCTCGGCTGGGGCACGACGGCGGGCGTCGTCGTCCTCAGCCTGCCGCTGCTCGTGCCGGTGGCGCGGCTCGGGATCCGGCTGCGGCCGACCTTCGCCTTCCCCGACGGGGTCGCGGGTCGGGCGCGCTCGCTCGCGCTCGCCGGGGCCGGCGGCCTGGTGGCGCAGCAGCTGAGCGTCGTCGTGGCGGTCAAGGTGGCCAACACCTTCGGCACGGCCGACGGCACCCTCAACCTGCACCAGTACGCGCAGGCCGTCATCCTGCTGCCGTACGCGGTCCTGGCCGTACCCGTCGCGACGGCGATGTTCCCCCGGCTCGCCGACCACGCGGCGGCGGGCCGGCGCGACGCGCTCGCGCGCGAGAGCGCGCTGTCGACGCGGGTCATCGTCGTGGTCGCGGCGGCCGGCGCCGCGGCGCTCGTGGCCGCCGCTCCGCGGGTGGAGCAGGTCTTCGCGGAGTACGCGCGCGGCACGGCCGGGGTCGCGGGGCTCGGCGGCGGGGTCGCCTGGGGAGCCGCGAGCGTCGTCGGGCTCGCCCTCGTGTTCCACCTCTCCCGAGTGCTGTACGCGATGGAGAACAACCGCACCGCCGTCGCCGCGATCAGCCTCGGCTGGTTCGCGGTCGCCGTCTCCGCCGTCGTGGGCGCCGTCGTCCTCGTCGGCGGGACGTCCGACTCCACCCGCACGCTCGCCGTCCTCGGCGGGGCGTCCAGCCTCGGAACCCTCGTCGGCGGCCTCGCCCTGCTCCTCGGGGTCCGGCGGGCGCTGGGGGGTGCCGGGATCGCGGGCGTCGCCCGCACCGCCGCCGTGGCCGTCGTCGGGGCCGGGCTCGGGGCGGCCGCGGGTCGCTGGGTCGTCGGTCTCGGCCCGGACGACGCGGTGGCGACGGCGCTGCTGCTGGGGGCCGCCGGCGGGCTGCTCGCCGTCGTGCTCACCCTCGCCGTCATCGCGGTCGGGGACCGCGAGGCGCTCGTCCGGCTGCGGCACGCCCGACGACCCGCGGCGGGCGCCGCCGGTGACGACGAGGACGTGACGCCCGACCAGCCCGTTCAGACCGACCAGACCGACCAGCCCCACCGGGCCGAGGAGCAGATGTGA
- a CDS encoding copper transporter — translation MIDFRYHLVSLISVFLALAVGIVLGAGPLRDTISDQLTGQVEVLREEKEALRVEVDENRRAIEIDTAFIEASAPALLDDVLPGYRVAVATLPGVTDDVAAAVTQRIEQAGGEITARVELSADWAAPGAESARGDVADTARSDLSGISSSETDDVVLGTALAVALTDADASSPRVPSSRATSVLEALTDGGDALVSVQGEAAPADLVLVLTTPQVPLEPDATVDPELEPTNVTWALTLAATAEAAPTVVAGYAAIDTDLLVRVRGERTVTTVDGLGTVPGQVTVPLALAAVAAEEEPTPYGSGIGAQDPLPATQELTGPPALEPAPDPTGTDAPGSPDDPTATDDPTGTDDPTGTDDPIGTDDPSATDGGDGA, via the coding sequence GTGATCGACTTCCGCTACCACCTGGTCTCCCTCATCTCCGTCTTCCTCGCGCTCGCCGTGGGCATCGTGCTCGGCGCGGGTCCACTGCGCGACACGATCTCCGACCAGCTCACCGGTCAGGTCGAGGTGCTCCGCGAGGAGAAGGAGGCGCTGCGCGTCGAGGTCGACGAGAACCGTCGCGCCATCGAGATCGACACCGCCTTCATCGAGGCCTCGGCCCCCGCCCTGCTCGACGACGTCCTCCCGGGCTACCGGGTCGCCGTCGCCACGCTCCCCGGCGTGACGGACGACGTCGCTGCCGCGGTCACCCAGCGGATCGAGCAGGCGGGCGGCGAGATCACCGCGCGCGTCGAGCTCTCCGCGGACTGGGCCGCGCCCGGCGCGGAGTCCGCGCGGGGCGACGTCGCGGACACCGCCCGCAGCGACCTCTCCGGGATCAGCTCGTCCGAGACGGACGACGTCGTGCTCGGCACGGCGCTCGCCGTCGCCCTCACCGACGCCGACGCGAGCAGCCCCCGGGTCCCCTCGTCGCGGGCCACCTCCGTGCTCGAGGCCCTCACCGACGGCGGCGACGCGCTCGTCAGCGTCCAGGGCGAGGCGGCCCCCGCCGACCTCGTCCTCGTGCTCACGACGCCGCAGGTGCCGCTCGAGCCCGACGCGACGGTCGATCCCGAGCTCGAGCCCACCAACGTCACGTGGGCGCTCACGCTCGCCGCCACGGCCGAGGCGGCACCCACCGTCGTCGCCGGCTACGCCGCCATCGACACCGATCTCCTGGTGCGTGTGCGGGGCGAGCGGACCGTCACCACGGTCGACGGGCTGGGCACCGTCCCCGGCCAGGTGACCGTGCCGCTCGCGCTCGCCGCCGTCGCCGCCGAGGAGGAGCCCACGCCCTACGGTTCGGGGATCGGGGCCCAGGACCCGCTCCCCGCCACCCAGGAGCTCACCGGGCCCCCCGCGCTCGAGCCGGCGCCGGACCCGACCGGCACCGACGCCCCGGGGAGCCCCGACGACCCCACGGCCACGGACGACCCCACCGGGACGGACGACCCCACCGGGACGGACGACCCCATCGGGACCGACGACCCGTCGGCGACCGACGGCGGTGACGGCGCGTGA
- the steA gene encoding putative cytokinetic ring protein SteA yields MRLRLPRRTAAPRIEPDGTLVGPARVDHRTKTLTKRLRSGDIAVIDHMDIDRVSAEALVACSPSAVLNAAESTSGRYPNVGPQILLDAGILLVDGLGENLMALKDGARLEVRDATVLVAGKEIATGVRQTAETVEADQAAAREGLSDQLEAFAENTMEYMLKERDLLLDGIGVPRVDTKIEGRAVLIVVRGYHYKEDLAMLRSFIRESRPVLIGVDGGADAIIEAGWKPDLIVGDMDSVSDSALTSGAEVVVHAYRDGRAPGAARVAELGAKHIVFPATGTSEDVAMLLADDMGATLIVAVGTHATLVEFLDKGRSGMASTFLTRLRVGSKLVDAKGVSRLYRSSISTWQLVLLLLAGLAALVVALAVTPAGQAAVELLLARWDDIATSVRRFFGG; encoded by the coding sequence ATGAGACTTCGCCTGCCGCGCCGCACCGCCGCGCCCCGCATCGAACCCGACGGGACCCTCGTCGGGCCGGCGCGCGTCGACCACCGCACGAAGACGCTGACGAAGCGGCTGCGGTCAGGCGACATCGCCGTGATCGACCACATGGACATCGACAGGGTCTCGGCCGAGGCCCTCGTCGCGTGCTCGCCGTCGGCGGTGCTCAACGCCGCGGAGTCGACCTCCGGGCGCTACCCCAACGTCGGTCCGCAGATCCTGCTCGACGCCGGCATCCTGCTCGTCGACGGGCTGGGCGAGAACCTCATGGCGCTGAAGGACGGCGCGCGGCTCGAGGTCAGGGACGCGACCGTCCTGGTCGCGGGCAAGGAGATCGCGACGGGCGTGCGGCAGACGGCCGAGACCGTCGAGGCCGACCAGGCCGCCGCGCGCGAGGGCCTGTCCGACCAGCTCGAGGCCTTCGCCGAGAACACCATGGAGTACATGCTGAAGGAGCGCGACCTGCTCCTCGACGGCATCGGGGTGCCCCGTGTCGACACGAAGATCGAGGGCCGCGCCGTCCTCATCGTGGTCCGCGGGTACCACTACAAGGAGGACCTCGCGATGCTGCGGTCCTTCATCCGCGAGAGCCGTCCCGTGCTGATCGGGGTCGACGGCGGGGCCGACGCCATCATCGAGGCCGGCTGGAAGCCCGACCTCATCGTGGGTGACATGGACTCGGTCTCCGACAGCGCGCTGACGTCCGGCGCCGAGGTGGTCGTCCACGCCTACCGCGACGGCCGCGCCCCCGGTGCCGCGCGCGTCGCCGAGCTCGGCGCCAAGCACATCGTCTTCCCCGCGACCGGCACGAGCGAGGACGTCGCGATGCTGCTGGCCGACGACATGGGCGCGACCCTGATCGTCGCCGTCGGCACCCACGCCACGCTGGTGGAGTTCCTGGACAAGGGCCGCTCCGGCATGGCCAGCACCTTCCTCACGCGCCTGCGCGTGGGCAGCAAGCTCGTCGACGCCAAGGGCGTCTCGCGCCTGTACCGCTCGTCCATCTCGACCTGGCAGCTGGTGCTGCTCCTGCTCGCCGGCCTCGCCGCGCTCGTCGTGGCGCTCGCCGTCACGCCGGCCGGTCAGGCCGCCGTCGAGCTGCTCCTGGCCCGGTGGGACGACATCGCCACCTCCGTCCGACGATTCTTTGGAGGATGA